In one window of Azotobacter salinestris DNA:
- the rsxG gene encoding electron transport complex subunit RsxG, which yields MNDTTITPAEEAAASAETVAGKPTLLERLEKWRPMVAYQSLSLGVVCGLVAMALLIANFLTHDTIEAQMLEDRLATLRQVVPDELYDNNPLADGFKVQDAELGEVEVYPVRLQGKLTAVVFQGSNIGYGGPIEQMMAVDAQGRILGVRVLAHKETPGLADKIEASRSDWIKVFDGLSLDNTALDKWKVKKDGGQFDQFAGATITPRAVVKTVLQGLQFQARHADQLKAE from the coding sequence ATGAACGACACGACTATCACCCCGGCCGAGGAGGCCGCCGCGTCCGCCGAGACGGTCGCGGGCAAGCCCACGCTCCTCGAACGCCTGGAAAAGTGGCGTCCGATGGTGGCCTACCAGAGCCTGTCGCTGGGTGTGGTCTGCGGCCTGGTGGCCATGGCCCTGCTGATCGCCAACTTCCTGACCCACGACACCATCGAGGCGCAGATGCTCGAGGACCGGCTGGCCACCCTGCGCCAGGTGGTGCCCGACGAGCTGTACGACAACAACCCGCTGGCCGACGGCTTCAAGGTGCAGGATGCGGAACTCGGCGAGGTCGAGGTCTACCCGGTGCGCCTGCAGGGCAAGCTCACCGCGGTGGTCTTCCAGGGCAGCAACATCGGCTATGGCGGCCCCATCGAGCAGATGATGGCCGTCGACGCCCAAGGCAGGATCCTCGGCGTGCGGGTGCTGGCCCACAAGGAAACCCCCGGCCTGGCCGACAAGATCGAGGCCTCGCGCAGCGACTGGATCAAGGTCTTCGACGGCCTGTCGCTGGACAACACGGCGCTGGACAAGTGGAAAGTGAAGAAGGACGGCGGCCAGTTCGACCAGTTCGCCGGCGCCACCATCACCCCGCGCGCGGTGGTCAAGACCGTGCTCCAGGGCCTGCAGTTCCAGGCCCGGCATGCCGATCAGCTGAAAGCCGAGTAA
- a CDS encoding TonB-dependent receptor domain-containing protein → METEGEQLPDVPRRMATLGAAWTRGRFTLSPVLHYMGRRYANVEHTQTMAAYSVTNLDLAYRVPVSRGRLQANLAVINLFDKRYIGFNNANETNNGSSFFPGAPRTLMAKLAYEF, encoded by the coding sequence CTGGAGACCGAGGGCGAGCAGTTGCCCGACGTGCCGCGGCGCATGGCCACCCTCGGCGCCGCCTGGACCCGTGGCCGCTTCACCCTGTCGCCGGTGCTGCACTACATGGGCCGGCGCTACGCCAACGTCGAGCACACCCAGACCATGGCCGCCTACAGCGTGACCAACCTCGACCTCGCCTACCGCGTGCCGGTCAGCCGGGGCCGGCTGCAGGCGAACCTGGCGGTGATCAACCTGTTCGACAAGCGCTACATCGGCTTCAACAACGCCAACGAGACCAACAACGGCAGCAGCTTCTTCCCGGGTGCGCCGCGCACCCTGATGGCCAAGCTCGCCTACGAGTTCTGA
- a CDS encoding TrkH family potassium uptake protein: MKALLHPARAVALVFLAAILAGTALLMLPAAHAEGISAPWTTAFFTAVSAVCVTGLVVVDTGTYWSTFGQVVILVLFQLGGFGMMTVATLLGLLVNRSFRLRTKLVAQAESRSLGLGSISSVARLVLVVTFALELAVTLLLTLRLHQAYGLSWGEAAWSGLFHAVSAFNNAGFSIHADSLMGYATDVLILLPIMAAIVIGGIGFPALSDLRNRFRDPRHWSLHTKLTLAGSGILLLGGFLGLLLFEWTNPGTLGPMALPDKLLSALFASVSARTAGFNALDIGALTQESWALHYFLMFIGGGSAGTAGGVKVGTAAILALLVIAEVRGRTDSEAFGRRFSSSAQRQAITVLVLGSALIVLGTLVILRETDLPTDQVIFEVISAFGTVGLSTGITADLPESSQLMLTLLMYAGRVGTITLAASLALGEHRMPYRYPEEHPIVG; the protein is encoded by the coding sequence ATGAAAGCCCTGCTGCATCCAGCCAGGGCCGTGGCGCTGGTATTTCTGGCCGCGATCCTCGCCGGCACCGCCCTCCTGATGCTGCCCGCGGCCCATGCCGAGGGCATTTCCGCACCTTGGACGACGGCCTTCTTCACCGCCGTGTCGGCCGTCTGCGTGACCGGACTGGTCGTGGTGGACACAGGCACCTACTGGTCGACCTTCGGCCAGGTGGTGATCCTCGTGCTGTTCCAGCTCGGCGGTTTCGGCATGATGACCGTGGCGACCCTGCTCGGCCTGCTGGTCAACCGCTCCTTCCGGCTGCGCACCAAGCTGGTCGCCCAGGCCGAATCCCGCTCGCTGGGGCTGGGCAGCATTTCCAGCGTGGCCCGGCTGGTGCTGGTGGTGACCTTCGCCCTGGAGCTGGCGGTGACCCTGCTGCTGACGCTCAGGCTGCATCAGGCCTACGGCCTGTCCTGGGGCGAGGCCGCGTGGAGCGGCCTGTTCCATGCCGTCTCGGCGTTCAACAACGCCGGCTTTTCCATCCATGCCGACAGCCTGATGGGCTATGCCACGGATGTGTTGATCCTGCTGCCGATCATGGCCGCGATCGTCATCGGCGGCATCGGCTTTCCGGCCCTCAGCGACCTGCGCAACAGGTTCCGCGATCCCCGCCACTGGTCGCTGCACACCAAGCTCACCCTCGCCGGCAGCGGCATCCTGCTGCTCGGCGGCTTTCTGGGCCTGCTCCTGTTCGAGTGGACGAACCCGGGGACCCTGGGGCCCATGGCGCTGCCGGACAAGCTGCTTTCCGCGCTCTTCGCCTCGGTCTCGGCACGCACGGCCGGGTTCAACGCGCTTGACATCGGCGCGCTCACCCAGGAGAGCTGGGCACTGCATTACTTCCTGATGTTCATCGGCGGCGGCAGCGCGGGAACCGCGGGCGGGGTGAAGGTCGGCACCGCCGCCATCCTGGCCCTGCTGGTCATCGCCGAGGTGCGCGGACGCACCGACAGCGAGGCCTTCGGGCGGCGCTTCAGCAGCTCGGCGCAGCGCCAGGCGATCACGGTGCTGGTGCTCGGCAGCGCGCTGATCGTGCTGGGCACGCTGGTCATCCTGCGGGAAACCGACCTGCCCACCGACCAGGTCATCTTCGAGGTGATTTCCGCCTTCGGCACCGTCGGCCTGTCCACCGGGATCACCGCCGACCTCCCCGAGTCGAGCCAGCTCATGCTGACGCTGCTGATGTACGCCGGACGGGTCGGCACCATCACCCTTGCGGCCTCGCTGGCGCTCGGCGAGCACCGCATGCCCTACCGCTATCCAGAGGAACATCCCATTGTTGGCTAA
- a CDS encoding potassium channel family protein encodes MLAKLLFTEQFAFSKGDSVVVIGLGRFGSSVARSLMRLGHDVMGIDRDPEPVHAWADLLTHAVQADSTNTMVLRQLGVADFSHAIVGIGTDLAASLMTIMALSELGIKDIWAKALTAEHGQIAQRIGAHHVVYPEADMGERVAHLISGRMVDFIEFDDGFAIAKIHAPAPTHNLRLAESSVRGKYGVTVVGLKRANENFQHAKPDTLILPGDLLIVSGSTHQIQAFAGQTRP; translated from the coding sequence TTGTTGGCTAAGTTGTTGTTTACCGAGCAATTCGCCTTCTCCAAGGGCGACAGCGTGGTGGTGATCGGCCTGGGCCGCTTCGGCAGTTCCGTGGCCCGCTCGCTGATGCGGCTGGGCCACGACGTGATGGGCATCGACCGCGATCCCGAGCCGGTGCATGCCTGGGCGGACCTGCTGACCCACGCGGTGCAGGCCGACTCCACCAACACCATGGTCCTGCGCCAGCTGGGCGTGGCGGACTTCTCCCATGCGATCGTCGGCATCGGCACCGATCTGGCGGCCAGCCTGATGACGATCATGGCGTTGAGCGAACTGGGCATCAAGGATATCTGGGCCAAGGCGCTGACCGCCGAGCACGGCCAGATCGCGCAGCGCATCGGCGCACACCATGTGGTCTATCCGGAAGCGGACATGGGCGAGCGCGTGGCGCACCTCATCTCCGGGCGGATGGTGGACTTCATCGAATTCGACGACGGCTTCGCGATCGCCAAGATCCACGCCCCGGCGCCGACCCACAACCTGCGGCTCGCCGAGTCCAGCGTGCGCGGGAAATACGGTGTGACGGTCGTGGGCCTCAAGCGCGCCAATGAGAATTTCCAGCATGCGAAGCCCGACACCCTGATCCTGCCCGGGGATCTTCTGATCGTGTCCGGCTCGACGCACCAGATCCAGGCATTCGCGGGCCAGACCAGGCCCTGA
- a CDS encoding ATP-binding cassette domain-containing protein — translation MPVFTLPNFLRRPRLNRPAPPERLHFHLRKQLVCATGPLELDIELDIARGESLALLGPSGSGKTSLLRLLAGLQPADSGFIAAFGRIWLDSASGIDRPPRRRRAGLVFQDYALFPNMSVQGNVRFALPAGMPARRADELLELVGLAGLANERPARLSGGQQQRLALARALAAEPDLLLLDEPLSALDGALRRDLQDALAALRERRRTTLVLVTHDPSEALRLCERAVLLEAGRVVADTTPARLFGAGRFVDAESRLILAGRVVERIAAADGSPLYRIEAEGRTCLARPAERARMEPGDSVLVSAGDWLATPLHGLH, via the coding sequence ATGCCCGTCTTCACCCTGCCGAATTTTCTTCGCCGCCCCCGCCTCAACCGTCCGGCTCCGCCGGAACGCCTGCACTTCCATCTGCGCAAGCAGCTGGTCTGCGCTACCGGCCCCCTCGAACTCGACATCGAACTGGACATCGCCCGCGGCGAGAGCCTCGCCCTGCTCGGCCCCTCCGGCAGCGGCAAGACCAGCCTGCTGCGCCTGCTCGCCGGCCTGCAGCCGGCCGACAGCGGCTTCATCGCCGCCTTCGGGCGGATCTGGCTGGACAGCGCCAGCGGCATCGACCGTCCGCCCCGCCGGCGCCGCGCCGGGCTGGTGTTCCAGGACTACGCGCTGTTCCCCAACATGAGCGTGCAGGGCAACGTGCGCTTCGCCCTGCCCGCCGGCATGCCCGCCCGGCGCGCCGACGAGCTGCTGGAGCTGGTCGGCCTCGCCGGCCTCGCCAACGAGCGGCCGGCGCGCCTGTCCGGCGGCCAGCAGCAGCGCCTGGCGCTGGCCCGCGCCCTGGCCGCGGAACCGGACCTGCTGCTGCTCGACGAACCGCTCTCGGCCCTCGACGGCGCCCTGCGCCGCGACCTGCAGGATGCCCTGGCCGCCCTGCGCGAGCGCCGGCGCACCACCCTGGTGCTGGTCACCCACGATCCGAGCGAAGCCCTGCGCCTGTGCGAGCGCGCGGTGCTGCTGGAGGCCGGCCGGGTAGTCGCCGACACGACGCCAGCCCGGCTGTTCGGCGCCGGGCGCTTCGTCGATGCCGAGAGCCGCCTGATCCTCGCCGGCCGGGTGGTCGAACGCATCGCTGCCGCCGACGGCAGCCCGCTCTACCGCATCGAGGCCGAGGGCCGCACCTGCCTCGCCCGTCCGGCCGAGCGCGCCCGCATGGAGCCGGGCGACAGCGTGCTGGTCAGTGCCGGGGACTGGCTGGCGACGCCGCTCCACGGCCTGCACTGA
- a CDS encoding dinitrogenase iron-molybdenum cofactor biosynthesis protein, with amino-acid sequence MVTPVNMSRETALRIALAARALPGTTVGQLLEILHQQIDGPLTEESLQGVSVTDLKIGLAGSEEDVDMLDTPMTALKDAVRILWGEAEVDSLPQPVRLERMPEGSIRVAIASNNGEQLDGHFGSCLRFLVYQVSAKEATLIDIRSTLDVALAEDKNAWRVEQIQDCQVLYVVSIGGPAAAKVVRAGIHPLKKPKGCAAQEAVAELQSVMAGSPPPWLAKLVGVGAEERVRFAVSDDEEEGSRA; translated from the coding sequence ATGGTAACCCCCGTGAACATGAGTCGCGAAACCGCGCTGCGCATCGCCCTGGCTGCCAGGGCTCTGCCCGGTACCACGGTCGGCCAGTTGCTGGAGATCCTGCACCAGCAGATCGACGGTCCGCTGACCGAGGAGAGCCTGCAGGGCGTGAGCGTCACCGACCTGAAGATCGGCCTGGCCGGCTCCGAGGAAGACGTCGACATGCTCGACACTCCGATGACGGCGCTCAAGGATGCGGTGCGCATCCTCTGGGGCGAGGCCGAGGTCGACAGCCTGCCCCAGCCGGTGAGGCTGGAGCGCATGCCGGAAGGCTCGATCCGCGTGGCCATCGCCTCCAACAACGGCGAGCAGCTGGACGGGCACTTCGGCTCCTGCCTGCGCTTTCTCGTCTACCAGGTGAGCGCCAAGGAGGCCACGCTGATCGACATCCGCTCCACCCTGGACGTGGCGCTGGCCGAGGACAAGAACGCCTGGCGCGTCGAGCAGATCCAGGACTGCCAGGTGCTCTACGTGGTGTCCATCGGCGGCCCGGCGGCGGCCAAGGTGGTCCGCGCCGGCATCCATCCGCTGAAGAAGCCCAAGGGCTGCGCGGCGCAGGAGGCCGTTGCCGAGCTGCAGTCGGTCATGGCCGGCTCGCCGCCGCCGTGGCTGGCCAAGCTGGTCGGCGTCGGCGCCGAGGAGCGGGTGCGCTTCGCCGTGTCCGACGATGAGGAAGAGGGGAGCAGGGCATGA
- the modA gene encoding molybdate ABC transporter substrate-binding protein: MYLPTFSLPDLCRGGRRHVQALRLWLALVCLLVAGALPASAAESLTIAAGAGYKRPVSELAAAFERRSGIRVEPFFGNMGQVLAQARQSDRVAVVFGDQAFLEGAGQPAFVRYLPAGKGRLVLVWPTGRTLTGPEDLLGPAFARIALPDERHAVYGKAASQFLARSALAGRLEGRLIRVANVPQVSAYLASGEVDAGFVNLTDALGVRERIGGFLEIDPRLYDEIRIVAGVVEGRESLPGVAALAEYLASPEARAILTRHGL; this comes from the coding sequence ATGTACCTGCCCACCTTTTCCCTGCCCGACCTGTGCCGCGGGGGTCGCCGTCATGTGCAGGCCCTGCGTCTCTGGTTGGCGCTTGTCTGTCTGCTCGTTGCCGGCGCCCTGCCGGCCTCTGCCGCCGAGTCGCTGACCATCGCCGCCGGGGCCGGCTACAAGCGCCCGGTGAGCGAGCTGGCCGCCGCCTTCGAGCGCCGCAGCGGCATCCGCGTCGAGCCCTTCTTCGGCAACATGGGCCAGGTATTGGCGCAGGCCCGCCAGAGCGACCGGGTGGCCGTGGTGTTCGGCGACCAGGCCTTCCTCGAGGGCGCTGGACAGCCCGCCTTCGTCCGCTACCTGCCGGCCGGAAAGGGCCGGCTGGTACTGGTCTGGCCGACCGGCCGGACGCTGACCGGGCCGGAGGATCTGCTCGGCCCGGCTTTCGCCCGCATCGCCCTGCCGGACGAGCGCCATGCGGTGTACGGCAAGGCCGCCAGCCAGTTCCTCGCGCGCAGTGCCCTGGCCGGGAGGCTCGAGGGCCGGCTGATCAGGGTGGCCAATGTGCCGCAGGTCTCGGCCTATCTGGCCAGCGGCGAAGTCGATGCCGGCTTCGTCAACCTCACCGATGCCCTCGGCGTGCGCGAGCGCATCGGCGGTTTCCTCGAGATCGACCCGCGTCTGTACGACGAGATCCGCATCGTCGCCGGCGTCGTAGAGGGGCGCGAGAGTCTGCCCGGCGTCGCGGCGCTGGCCGAGTACCTGGCCAGCCCCGAGGCCCGGGCGATCCTGACCCGGCACGGCCTGTGA
- a CDS encoding molybdate ABC transporter permease subunit, whose translation MSEPLRSLAGVLAEPLVADALRLTAEVALASLALHLLLGLALGYALARPGWAGRGLVDALVTLPLVFPPVATGFLLLMLLGRHGPLGAWLGEAWGVEVVFSFWGVLIASLIAGLPLVVKPVHSALESLSARLGEAARVLGKGELEIFLRVLLPNIRGPLVAGLVLGLGRSLGEVGITLMLGGNVSGRTTTVSLEIFNAVGGGEFERAAVLSLLLGLVSFALFAVLRRLGAL comes from the coding sequence GTGAGCGAGCCGCTGCGGTCGCTGGCCGGCGTGCTCGCCGAGCCGCTGGTCGCCGATGCCCTGCGGCTGACCGCCGAGGTGGCGCTGGCCAGCCTGGCGCTGCATCTGCTGCTCGGCTTGGCGCTGGGCTATGCCCTGGCTCGGCCGGGCTGGGCCGGGCGCGGTCTGGTCGATGCGCTGGTGACCCTGCCGCTGGTGTTCCCGCCGGTCGCCACCGGCTTCCTGCTGCTGATGCTGCTCGGCCGGCACGGCCCGCTCGGCGCCTGGCTGGGCGAGGCTTGGGGCGTGGAGGTGGTGTTCTCCTTCTGGGGCGTGCTGATCGCCTCGCTGATCGCCGGCCTGCCGCTGGTGGTCAAGCCGGTGCATTCGGCGCTGGAAAGTCTCTCCGCTCGTCTAGGCGAAGCGGCCCGGGTGCTCGGCAAGGGCGAGCTGGAAATCTTCCTGCGCGTGCTGCTGCCGAACATCCGCGGGCCGCTGGTCGCCGGCCTGGTGCTCGGCCTGGGGCGCTCGCTGGGCGAGGTGGGCATCACCCTGATGCTCGGCGGCAACGTTTCCGGGCGCACCACCACGGTGTCGCTGGAGATCTTCAACGCGGTCGGCGGCGGCGAGTTCGAGCGCGCCGCCGTGCTGTCGCTGCTGCTCGGCCTGGTCTCTTTCGCCCTGTTCGCCGTGCTGCGCCGGCTGGGGGCCCTGTAG
- a CDS encoding electron transport complex subunit E: protein MSECAAPAAGAPEKKKVPWHYFNSALWDYNVALVQMLALCPALAVTTTATNGLGMGLATTLVLICTNAIISSMRHTISPEVRNPVMIGVIAGVVTLIDMAMNAWMHEMYKVLGLFIALIVTNCAVLGRAESFSTKNAVLPSVLDGAGMGIGFTWVLVVIGGIREILGSGTLFAQASSLLGPHFAWLEITVIPDFQGILLAILPPGAFIVLGFLLAAKRVIDRKRAERRQKTHGELVVLQ, encoded by the coding sequence ATGAGTGAATGTGCAGCACCCGCCGCCGGCGCACCTGAAAAGAAGAAGGTGCCGTGGCACTACTTCAACTCGGCCCTGTGGGATTACAACGTCGCCCTGGTGCAGATGCTCGCGCTCTGCCCGGCGCTGGCGGTGACCACCACCGCCACCAACGGCCTGGGCATGGGCCTGGCCACCACCCTGGTGCTGATCTGCACCAACGCGATCATCTCCTCGATGCGCCACACCATCTCCCCGGAGGTGCGCAACCCGGTGATGATCGGCGTGATCGCCGGCGTGGTAACCCTGATCGACATGGCGATGAACGCCTGGATGCACGAGATGTACAAGGTGCTCGGCCTGTTCATCGCGCTGATCGTGACCAACTGCGCGGTGCTCGGCCGGGCCGAGTCCTTCAGCACCAAGAACGCGGTGCTCCCCTCGGTGCTCGACGGCGCCGGCATGGGCATCGGCTTCACCTGGGTGCTGGTGGTGATCGGCGGCATCCGCGAGATCCTCGGCAGCGGCACTCTGTTCGCCCAGGCGTCCTCGCTGCTCGGCCCGCATTTCGCATGGCTGGAGATCACCGTGATCCCCGACTTCCAGGGCATCCTGCTGGCCATCCTGCCGCCGGGCGCCTTCATCGTCCTGGGCTTTTTGCTGGCCGCCAAGCGGGTGATCGACCGCAAGCGTGCCGAACGCCGGCAGAAGACCCACGGCGAGCTGGTGGTCCTGCAGTAA
- a CDS encoding RnfH family protein: MRVSVVYADPAKPLQLSCKVEDGCSVEQAIEQSGVLRCCPEIDLKKQKVGVFGKFVKLDSALKDGDRVEIYQRITRVDDDDDDDDDD; the protein is encoded by the coding sequence ATGAGAGTTTCAGTGGTATACGCCGATCCGGCCAAGCCCCTCCAGCTCAGCTGCAAGGTCGAGGACGGCTGCAGTGTGGAGCAGGCGATCGAGCAGTCCGGCGTACTGCGCTGCTGCCCGGAGATCGACCTGAAGAAGCAGAAGGTCGGAGTGTTCGGCAAGTTCGTCAAGCTGGACAGTGCGCTCAAGGATGGCGACCGTGTGGAGATCTACCAGCGCATCACGCGGGTGGATGACGATGACGACGACGATGATGACGATTGA
- a CDS encoding Plug domain-containing protein — MKQFPVHAPSGRRPAFPRCCAALLSALACGAVPAEETLPPMLVTGEADASQAPWFDSDPDSPSTLYRVGREGIELFGGKGGSNPYSMVSRLPAVQMHSTDAWGLVNQQGGNKGLRVRGEMATHGANGTVEGMPLNGPGPGPGYLFLLDAENIAGVSLAQGPVAPDRFSLYDSAGQLDTRILWPRAEAGGVVSLGVGEEDFRRRFVRLDSGRLASDTALFVSASKTGADKWRSSGQSPKRRDTFALGLTQGLGPLDMKFFAAHNEMAADNYKGLTYEQSKDQSLYDEIDYDASPTGRSAAQLANWQGYNRQAFKTTAAFAEFDYALGADTHLVFKPFYSKEDGEYLYASGNVVRKWRIDQKTYGAIAELHTRLAGTGLTFGYGWVSSEPPAPATRWKDYTPNASGGLTFSRWSMLADVDHRHDLHNLFAVAERDFGALDVKAGVRYVRDVLPSIKYYDPAGVGDLS, encoded by the coding sequence ATGAAGCAGTTTCCCGTCCATGCGCCGTCCGGCCGGCGCCCCGCGTTCCCGCGCTGCTGCGCCGCCCTGCTGTCGGCACTCGCCTGCGGCGCCGTGCCGGCCGAAGAGACGCTGCCGCCGATGCTGGTGACCGGCGAGGCGGACGCATCGCAGGCGCCCTGGTTCGACTCGGACCCCGACTCGCCCTCGACGCTGTACCGGGTCGGCCGCGAGGGCATAGAGCTGTTCGGCGGCAAGGGCGGCAGCAATCCCTATTCGATGGTGTCGCGGCTGCCGGCGGTGCAGATGCACAGCACCGATGCCTGGGGGCTGGTCAACCAGCAGGGCGGCAACAAGGGCCTGCGGGTGCGCGGGGAGATGGCCACCCACGGTGCCAACGGCACGGTCGAGGGCATGCCGCTCAACGGGCCGGGACCGGGGCCGGGCTACCTGTTCCTGCTCGATGCCGAGAACATCGCCGGCGTCTCCCTCGCCCAGGGCCCGGTAGCGCCCGACCGCTTCTCCCTCTACGACAGCGCCGGCCAGCTCGACACGCGCATCCTCTGGCCCAGGGCCGAGGCGGGCGGCGTGGTGTCCCTCGGGGTGGGCGAGGAGGATTTCCGCCGGCGCTTCGTGCGCCTCGACAGCGGTCGGCTGGCCAGCGACACCGCGCTGTTCGTCTCGGCCTCCAAGACCGGCGCCGACAAGTGGCGCAGCAGCGGGCAGTCGCCCAAGCGCCGCGACACCTTCGCCCTGGGCCTGACCCAGGGACTCGGTCCGCTGGACATGAAGTTCTTCGCCGCCCACAACGAGATGGCCGCGGACAACTACAAGGGCCTGACCTACGAGCAGTCGAAGGACCAGTCGCTCTACGACGAGATCGACTACGACGCCAGCCCCACCGGCAGGAGCGCCGCGCAGCTGGCCAACTGGCAGGGCTACAACCGCCAGGCGTTCAAGACCACCGCCGCCTTCGCCGAGTTCGACTATGCGCTGGGCGCCGACACCCATCTGGTGTTCAAGCCCTTCTACAGCAAGGAGGACGGCGAGTACCTGTATGCCAGCGGCAACGTCGTGCGCAAGTGGCGGATCGACCAGAAGACCTACGGGGCGATCGCCGAGCTGCACACCAGGCTGGCCGGCACCGGGCTGACCTTCGGCTACGGCTGGGTGTCCAGCGAGCCGCCGGCGCCGGCGACGCGCTGGAAGGACTACACGCCGAACGCCTCCGGCGGCCTGACCTTCTCCAGATGGAGCATGCTGGCTGACGTCGACCACCGTCACGATCTGCACAACCTGTTCGCCGTTGCCGAGCGCGATTTCGGCGCCCTCGACGTCAAGGCCGGGGTGCGCTACGTGCGCGACGTGCTGCCCTCGATCAAGTACTACGACCCCGCGGGCGTCGGCGATCTCTCCTAA
- a CDS encoding NifB/NifX family molybdenum-iron cluster-binding protein translates to MSEERRLIAVAVDRQGRVADHAGRAQRWEVFDVWPGQAPVNIYAIELAEKAVLHNWHVTDYPERHPLHGMDLAIAATAGEGVIRRLGERGVTLLTTGESDPERAVKAWLANELPPGKPHDEHSCGGEGHQH, encoded by the coding sequence ATGAGCGAGGAACGCCGACTGATCGCCGTGGCGGTCGATCGCCAGGGCCGCGTGGCCGACCATGCCGGACGCGCCCAGCGCTGGGAGGTGTTCGACGTCTGGCCGGGCCAGGCGCCGGTGAACATCTATGCCATCGAGCTGGCGGAGAAAGCCGTCCTGCACAACTGGCACGTCACCGACTACCCCGAGCGCCATCCGCTGCACGGCATGGACCTGGCCATCGCCGCGACCGCCGGCGAGGGGGTCATCCGCCGTCTCGGTGAGCGCGGGGTGACCCTGCTCACCACCGGCGAGAGCGACCCGGAGCGGGCGGTCAAGGCCTGGCTGGCCAACGAGCTGCCGCCCGGCAAGCCTCACGACGAGCACTCCTGCGGTGGCGAAGGGCACCAGCACTAG
- a CDS encoding tungsten ABC transporter permease, producing MQMRNMRGLARCAPLLLGLLLGLAPGARAGESLRLAMVGGIQLSGVGERLRARLETATSVRLELVAVANKEAIVPRFVRGEADLLLIHGGSETFALQASGLGGRMQVWGFNEHVLVGPAEDPAGVRGAANGAEALRRIAAARAPFIAFRDAGSHEIVQRLWKRAGIRPEPDWVLLDQGEQPQAILAQAARQRAYVVVGGIPAAFGKLRGEGLEILLRGDRRMRRAYVALEPGPAHPASAAAREGARRVVDYLVSPAGQAALAAADAEAGGPWIYGLAEAPPALSAGRGAASPASPRH from the coding sequence ATGCAGATGAGGAACATGAGGGGGCTGGCCCGCTGCGCGCCCCTGCTGCTCGGCCTGCTGCTGGGGCTGGCGCCGGGCGCGCGGGCCGGGGAGTCGCTGCGCCTGGCCATGGTCGGCGGCATCCAGTTGAGCGGTGTCGGCGAGCGGCTGCGGGCGCGCCTGGAGACGGCCACCAGCGTTCGCCTGGAGCTGGTCGCGGTGGCGAACAAGGAAGCCATCGTGCCGCGCTTCGTGCGCGGTGAGGCCGATCTGCTGCTGATCCACGGCGGCAGCGAGACCTTCGCCCTGCAGGCTTCGGGGCTGGGCGGGCGGATGCAGGTGTGGGGCTTCAACGAGCACGTGCTGGTCGGGCCCGCCGAGGACCCGGCCGGGGTACGCGGCGCAGCGAACGGCGCCGAGGCCTTGCGGCGCATCGCCGCGGCGCGCGCGCCCTTCATTGCCTTCCGCGATGCCGGCAGCCACGAGATCGTCCAGCGCCTGTGGAAGCGGGCCGGCATCCGTCCGGAGCCGGACTGGGTGCTGCTCGACCAGGGCGAGCAGCCGCAGGCGATCCTCGCCCAGGCTGCCCGGCAGCGGGCCTACGTGGTGGTCGGCGGCATTCCGGCGGCCTTCGGCAAGCTGCGCGGCGAGGGGCTGGAGATCCTCCTGCGCGGCGACCGGCGGATGCGCCGGGCCTATGTCGCGCTGGAGCCGGGGCCGGCCCATCCGGCCTCCGCCGCGGCGCGCGAGGGCGCCCGGCGGGTGGTCGACTACCTGGTCTCGCCGGCCGGGCAGGCCGCGCTGGCCGCCGCCGATGCCGAGGCCGGGGGCCCCTGGATCTACGGCCTGGCGGAGGCGCCGCCGGCGCTCAGTGCAGGCCGTGGAGCGGCGTCGCCAGCCAGTCCCCGGCACTGA
- a CDS encoding TOBE domain-containing protein, whose protein sequence is MKISARNVFTGTVSALKEGAVNAEVDIILGGGDKLAAVVTMESAKALQLAAGKPVVAVVKAPWVLLMTDGSGYRLSARNILTGTVKTIETGAVNAEVTLSLPGGTEITAMVTKEAVAELGLKPGGSASAVIKASNVILGVPA, encoded by the coding sequence ATGAAAATCAGTGCCCGCAACGTCTTCACCGGCACCGTCAGCGCCCTGAAGGAAGGCGCGGTCAACGCCGAGGTCGACATCATCCTGGGCGGCGGCGACAAGCTCGCCGCCGTGGTGACCATGGAAAGCGCCAAGGCCCTGCAACTGGCCGCCGGCAAGCCGGTGGTCGCCGTGGTCAAGGCGCCCTGGGTCCTGCTGATGACCGACGGCAGCGGCTATCGCCTGTCCGCCCGCAACATCCTGACCGGCACCGTCAAGACCATCGAGACCGGCGCGGTCAACGCCGAAGTCACCCTGAGCCTGCCGGGCGGTACCGAGATCACCGCCATGGTCACCAAGGAAGCCGTCGCCGAACTGGGCCTGAAGCCGGGCGGCAGCGCCAGCGCGGTGATCAAGGCCTCGAACGTGATCCTCGGCGTGCCGGCCTGA